TCACTTGTGAGGGAATGGCAGCACAGTGCAAATCCTCGGTCTAACGGAAGGGAAGACAGGGGAAACTCTTTCTCCACGTGCACCAGCTGACTGGGGTTTTATTATTACACAGTGTGCTGCTTCCTTCTCCCAACCTTCCATCCCCCACTCCCAACAGGGCACTAACAGCCCGTTGAGCTCCGCTGCGCAGTAACCTTTTGGCAGGAGCCCAGTGTAAATATTATGAGTAGACACAATGACAGACACGAGTGTGTTTGAACAGACTGCACGGTACTCACGGGGGCTCAGTCAGGACAGGCACCGGCTCACCTGAAACAGGCCAGTCAAACGCTCCATTGCAGCAAGCTGCTACATCACAGaaccccgacagtgtggaaacaggcccttcgacccaataagtccacactgaccttccaaagaggaacccacccagaaccctattattcccctaccctattactttacatttccccagactaatgcacttaacctgcacatccctgggcactatgggtaatttagcacggccattccaccctaacctgcacatccctgggcactatgggtaatttagcacggccaatccaccctaacctacacatccctgggcactataggtaatttagcttggtcaatccaccctaacctacacatccctgggcactataggtaatttagcatggtcaatccaccctaacctgcacatccctgtgcactatgggtaatttagcatggccaatccaccctaacctacacatccctgggtactatggggcaatttagcatggccaatcaccccttggattgcgggaggaaacccatgcagccatggggagaatgtgcaaactccacacgagcAGCCAccagaggttggaatcgaacccgggtccctggcgctgtaaggcagcagtgctaaccactgaggcaccatgccgtgggcaagagaggagggctGGGAGACAGAAGAGTACTCCAAACATCCCCAGTCAGTGAGCCTGGGGATCGGACAGCACAAAGCATTGCCAAAGACCTGTACTGATCGAGGAAACGTACACACTCAAGGAGCCCAACACCAGTGGGATAAAGCAGTCCAGTCTGATCTGCACCCCACTCACCACCATAAACATtcacactccctccaccaccgatgcccAATCACAGgagtgtgtaccagctacaagatgcactgcagagacTCACCAAGGCACCCgagacatcaccttccaaacctgtgatgtctaccatctggaaggacaagggctacagatacatgggagcatcaCCCTCCTGCaaacattcccccctcccccttcaacaggcaacgtcgattctcctgcttctcagctgctgcctgacctgctgcgcttgtccagcacaacactcttgactctgatccccagcatctgcagtcctcactttggcctaaTACGTATGGGAGCAGattaccgcagatgctggagaacaagCCCTGCTAGGaaccagagcaggtcaggcagcatccatggagagagagagagagagcgagcgagacagacagacagctaACGCTTTGaggctagatgactcttcatcgtCAGTCCTGCTGAAGCCTCACAGAGAgttagctcgctctctctccgcatggttgctgcctgacccgctcGGACTCCCAGGAGCTTTCGTTTTCAGGACGgggtaataaacgctgggcacAGCCACGGAGGCCCAGGCCCCGATAGTTTCTAACCGGAACGCGGCAGCctcttccccctccaccccctcgcGTGTGGCCGGCCTGTACTTGCCTTCCTCAGTCCTCCCTGATCGCCCGAGGAGGGCTGCTTCACATTCGTCGGGGGCGAGGTCGTCTCCCTGGCACCAGCCTTGGCTCCGTGTGACTGGTTGGCAGGGTGAGGCGTCGCCGCTGGGTCCCCTTTCTCCTGGGGAGCAGGCGGAGAGTCCAGGCTGAGGGTGCGGGCCGCCTGCAGGAGCACGTGCAGGGTGTCGGTGCCCGGTGGCGGCAGGCTCTCGCCCAGGGGGGAGCCCTGGCTCTTGGGGGCGTGGGGCCGGGGCCGGAGCTGGCTGACCGCCCGGTGAGCCAGCAGGGCGCCCAGCTCCAGGTGAGAGTCCAGCGAGTTGACGTGGCGGCTCCCGGCCAGCACCTTGGCCAGCCCGTGGGCGTCCAGCTCGCGGTCCACGTACAGGTCCACGCAGGTCCACCGGCCGCGGCGATACGGCTCGCCCAGCCCGTGGTCCAGCTTCACCACCCGGAAGCGGGAGCCGCAGGGGCTGGGGGCCGGCGGCGGCGGTGACCTGGTCCCGGGCAGCGTTCCCGTTGCCATTGTCCCGGTCTCCTTTGGCACCTCCCTGCCGGCAGTGCCTTGTCCCGCTGTTGCCGGGGGCGGCTTAGTCCGACCGTCCTTGCCTGGCAGCTCGGTGTCGGCGGAGGGGCCCACACCCGGACCACCGTTCACCACAGCCTCCGCCTCTCCGCCCGGCGGCTCCCTCAGCCCTTCACCGCCGGTGCTGCCTTCGTACTCCGAGGTGACACTGGTGATCTGGAAGCCGCTCTTCTTCTTGCCGATCATTTCGCCGCGGCTCCCCGcgccccctcagctcctcacagTCCACATCTCCCGACGGCAggaaggcacacacacacactcgctctccaaACGGTGCAggaagggtgtgtgagagagagggcgggaggggaGGGTAATCGAGGATACCCTCTCCCAGACTCCCCAACCTCAGGCGTTACCAGGCGCTGGTCTCAGTGCCCACCAGCATCCCGGGAGCCGACagaattcctccacatctctgccGGGAGGTGCTGCGAGGCGAGGAGGCAGCTTTCAGGCAGCAATTGGACAGGACAGAGACACCATGAGAGCAGCCGACGGAAATCTCCCTGCCCTCGCACCGGGCACGGCCAGAACTCTCCAGAGGTTTGGGGCTTCTTTTTTGTTTAGAAACTGAAGCGACCTGcggagtcagagagacagagacagagagaagcagGTGAGTCGCTTCGGATCCAACACACCACACTACCCACCCCGTTCAGAAACAACGGCAAAGCACTACACAAgcacgggaggagaccattctgtcacgCGCCTTGAACCCGGCCCCCTGACTCTTAACCTTCTGCCCAGAAACTCCGGCTTCTCCAATCATTGGCTGAACCTCCCTTTCAAAACTGCTACAGAACCTGTTTCCACCAACGTTTCAGGCAACATACTGAGAGCTTCCAACACATCTCCCCAGCTTCCCTCACTTTTCTCAACAATTCAAACCCATGGAGTTGGGCTGGCATGGGAAAAGACCACCCAGCCAGAGACGGTAGCTGCTGGTTATCCACCCACCACCCAGTGGGCATGGTCGTTCCTCACTGATAGCACCTCTTCCAAAGCAGAGCCACACTGAGGGCAGGACATCAGCTCTCTTTCATGCTTCCACTGATGCTGCGAGATCTGTTCAGcttttctcacacacagacagacagacacacctacccacacacagacagacacccccccgcccccagacacacacagccccctacagacaccccccccccccccccccaaccccacactttTTATTTCAGGTCTCCAGCAGCCGCAGGACTTTGCCTGTGAAATACGTTTTGAAGTCATGCTGTCCTGCTGGAAGTGTGGCAGCTACTTGTTACACAATAAGCTCTTACAAACAGCAAATCAGCACATTCCTTTTCCACATCTATCGGGCCACTACCACTTACTTGCCTGTCAGTAACAGCCTGCTGTGTGCAAAAATACAAGCCCCTTTTCCTGTTTGACTAGTACACCACAAGTACATAACTGGCACCGAATCATTTTGCAACATTGTGAGGCGCTACATAAATCCAGTTCTCTCCAGACACTCATGACCATGAGCAGCAGGCTGTCATCTCCCTGTCACCTCCTCAGCCCCTAGGAACAGTCACCTCACTTTCATGAAGTCCCGTTCTCGTTTCTCAAATAGGAACTCAAAGGTTGCGACACTTCACATTTTTAGCGTTGACATTTCAGCTTGCAAACTGCTTTCTCTGCCAAGTTTAAACAATCACAAATTCGAATCAGCAAACACAGACAAACAGGTTTCAAGGTGAACAGGCTAAAATTCAGGTGAAATCTAAATCAAATCGGAGAGACTTAGAGGCAATTGGATTATCTTGGGGGGAGTTCCAGAATTGCAGTGCAGGTGGAGACCGTTTGGCCCATCGTGTCCACACTATCTCCTGGAATAAACCATTCATGTAATGACACTCTTCTGCCTTcaccctgtaactctgcatttcctgctcttcagacacagtcacagaaacaaaccctttggtccaacctgtccatgccgaccagatatcccaacccaatctagacccacctgccagcacccggcccatatccctccaaacccttcctattcatatacccatccagatgcctcttaaatgttgcaattgtaccaacctccaccacttcctctggcagctcattccatacacgtaccaccctctgtgtgaaaaagttgccccttaggtctcttttatatctttcccctctcactctaaacctatgccctctagttctggactcccccaccccaggaaaaagactttgtctatttaccctatccattcccctcatgatttataaacctctataaggtcacccctcagcctccgacgctccagggaaaacagccccagcctgttcagcctctccctgtatctcaaatcctccgaccctggcaacatccttgtaaatcttttctgaaccctttcatgtttcacaacatctttccgataggaaggagaccagaattgcacgcaatattccaacagtggcctaaccaatgtcctgtacagctgtaacatgaccacccaactccttaACTGAATACCTCCCTTCTGAAAGCCCCagctgaaccagcctccaccacatttgcaggcagcgcattccagaccctaaccactgacGGTAGCAAAGCTTTTGCCAAGATTTTGTTTAAAACGCTgtgccctctcgtcctcgattccttCACAACTAGAAGCAGCTCCTCCCTCTTTTTACTCTGCCCAGATCCCTGACGGTCTGTCAGATTCTCTCGCaatcattttttttttgtcttcacAGAAAACGCCCCCAACTTTTCCAATTAAACTCCCCAATGGAAACACAGCAAACATTTTATTAGCTGACAATGGGAACGGGTTGATCAAACATCCCAGAGGCCAACATACTGAACgtgaaaacacacacagaaaaccaCATGCAgagggcacacacacaccactgtttaTTGATCACTGAGATAATAACGCAACTTTGCCTTAAAACTTACCCGAAAGCCTTCTCATTTACACCCTCAACTGTCTACTTTGTGACAACACAGTATTTCAGGACTATAATTTTTGCCGGTTTTATCGAGAGTGTCAGTTCATAAGGTGCTGATTAAAACAAAGTCTGCTGCACCTTATTCTGGTAAAACTTTCTTGCACCCTCTACCTGACGCCATCACCATCCTTCCGAAAGCCCGGTGCAacgaactgcacacaatatccccCTCCAGTTGAGGCCTGAACTTGTTTCATGCCCAAGCCTATCATAGCCACCTGACTCTTTCCCTCTACACCCTCATTAGTAAACCCTTGGATATTGTGCACTCACTGTGCCGCCTTGTCTGGCCACCTTCAATGAGTAAGGCACACACTGACCCAGGCATCttgggcatttgcccgaaacatcgatttcgaagctccttggtcgctgcctgaactgctgtgctcttccagcaccactaatccagaaccttggCTCTCATTCCATGCTTAGAGTTACTTTCAGTTTATATGACCTCTCCACATGCTTTCTTACAAAATGATTAATTACCTGCCCTAAGAACCCTACCCTGTCCACCGGGGCTTATTGTATTAATATATCTCAGGAGGGATGGGGGGTCCCAATGCTGATCTTCTGCAAATTCTACCCGTGATTTTTCCCCGAGCGGACGTTTAGATACAACGGAAtaaaggtttagagtgatatgggccaaacacagacaaacagTTCCAGATTAGTTTAGGaattggacgagttggaccaaaggatctgtttctgtgttgtacgaCTCTAAATTTAGGTAAGATTCGGGGGGGGGCAAGGGGAGAGATTTACGAGACATGCGGGGAGCGAGGACAAGACATTTAATGGACACTGGGGGATAAGGGGTTAGATCTCGGGGACAAGGGGATAGATTTGGGGGACATTTGGGGGACAAGGGGATAGATTTGGGGGACAAGGGGATAGATTTGGGGGACATTTGGGGCCAAGGGGATAGATTTGGGGGACATTTGGGGACCATTTGGGGACAAGGGGATAGATTTGGGGGACATTTGGGGGACAAGGGGACAGATTTAGGGGACATTTGGGGACAAGGGGACAGATTTGGGGGACATTTGGGGACAAGGGGACAGATTTGGGGGACATTGGGGGACAGATTTGGGGACAAGGGGACAGATTTGGGGGACAAGGGGACAGATTTGAGGGACATTGGGGGACAGATTTGGGGACAAGGGGACAGATTTGGGGGACATTGGGGGACAAGGGGACAGATTTGGGGGACAGATTTGGGGACAAGGGGACAGATTTGGGGGACTTTGGGGGACAGATTTGGGGGACATTGGGGGACAGATTTGGGGGACATTGGGGGACAGATTTGGGGGACATTGGGGGACAGATTTGGGGGACATTGGGGGACAGATTTGGGGACAGATTTGGGGACAGATTTGGGGGACATTGGGGGACAGATTTGGGGGACATTGGGGGACAGATTTGGGGACAGATTTGGGGGACATTGGGGGACAGATTTGGGGGACATTGGGGGACAGATTTGGGGGACATTGGGGGACAGATTTGGGGACAGATTTGGGGACAGATTTGGGGGACATTGGGGGACAGATTTGGGGGACATTGGGGGACAGATTTGGGGACAGATTTGGGGACAGATTTGGGGGACATTGGGGGACATTGGGGGACAGATTTGGGGGACAGATTTGGGGGACATTGGGGGACAGATTTGGGGACAGATTTGGGGGACATTGGGGGACAGATTTGGGGGACAGATTTGGGGGACATTGGGGGACAGATTTGGGGACAGATTTGGGGGACAGATTTGGGGGACATTGGGGGACAGATTTGGGGGACAGATTTGGGGGACTTTGGGGGACAGATTTGGGGGACAGATTTGGGGGACTTTGGGGGACATTGGGggacattccctccctccctctggagcAGGCCCTGAAGCCTCGGAGTTTCCTGAAGCCCGGGGTGAAGGGGGTTTATTTTTTCCCCTCAGACTCCCcgcggggggcggggggcgggcGGTGTGAGGGGCCTGGGGTAGAGGGAGCTCTCCCACCTGTCAGGCTCCTCGCCGCTGCCtcttctccttctcctcctccgCCGCCAGCGCCGACCGTGAGGCCCCTCCACGCTGCAGGCCCCGCGCCGCCGCCATAGCCGCTCCCCTCAGCCGCCCCCAAAACTCGCCTCGTCGCTTCCCTCCCTCGGTCCCCGGGACCAGCGGCCCTCCCGCTGTTGACAACTCTCCACCGGGCGCCCGTGAGGCGAGGCCAATCCCCGCCCTCGCTCTCCAGCCATTGGTCCGGCCGGCGCACGCCCCGCCAGACGCACCCCCATCATTGGTCACGAGGGCGAGCCAGCCCCCGCCTCCTGGGATGGGACACCCGTCCCTTTGGACGGGTTACACGCCCCATTGGTCTGTTCGGCTGCTCATCGGTAGGCACCGCTTCCCATTGGTCGACCTGGCCGTCACTCGGTAGGCTAGCTTGTCCGCCACTCAAGTATACCTGTCTGTTATTGGTCACCTTGGCCGCCACTCAGCTAACCCTGTCTTTCATTGGTCAGTTTCGTCCCCACTTTACATGCCTAGCCTCCCATTGGTTAGTGTGGCCGCCACTCCACCACGCCCCCCACATCTCCTATTGGTTTGGGTTGGCCAGCACTCAACATGCCTCACTTCCAATTGGGCAGCTTGGTCGTCACTCAACGGATTCTGCCTTCTATTGGTCAGCCTTGCTGCCACCCACGTAATCCTGCCTTCCATTGGTCGTTTAAGCCACCACTTCACTTGCCTCGCCCCTTGGTTAGTGTAGCAGCCACTCAACCACCTCTGTGTCCTATTGGTTGGGCTGGCCGTCACTCAACATGCCCCATCTCCTATTCGTCAGGTTGGCCAGCACCCAACATGCCTCATTTCCACTTGGGCAGCTTGGTCGTCACTCAACTGACCCTGCATTCTATTGGTCAGTTTCACTTGCACTTAACATGACCTGCCTCTCATTGGTCACCTTGGCCG
The sequence above is a segment of the Chiloscyllium punctatum isolate Juve2018m chromosome 21, sChiPun1.3, whole genome shotgun sequence genome. Coding sequences within it:
- the LOC140492548 gene encoding TSC22 domain family protein 4-like isoform X2, whose product is MIGKKKSGFQITSVTSEYEGSTGGEGLREPPGGEAEAVVNGGPGVGPSADTELPGKDGRTKPPPATAGQGTAGREVPKETGTMATGTLPGTRSPPPPAPSPCGSRFRVVKLDHGLGEPYRRGRWTCVDLYVDRELDAHGLAKVLAGSRHVNSLDSHLELGALLAHRAVSQLRPRPHAPKSQGSPLGESLPPPGTDTLHVLLQAARTLSLDSPPAPQEKGDPAATPHPANQSHGAKAGARETTSPPTNVKQPSSGDQGGLRKFPEPQSTSVSPVPPAQDGSPSRKLRASEASAASSLRFVSPMQTLAKSMLSVGTQPDSDDDSGSSSSMVAIDNKIEQAMDLVKSHLMYAVREEVEVLKEQIKELIDRNSLLERENALLKSLAKPEQLSQLQAQLRSPASTASGSSGSSPPTSTA
- the LOC140492548 gene encoding uncharacterized protein isoform X1, which translates into the protein MIGKKKSGFQITSVTSEYEGSTGGEGLREPPGGEAEAVVNGGPGVGPSADTELPGKDGRTKPPPATAGQGTAGREVPKETGTMATGTLPGTRSPPPPAPSPCGSRFRVVKLDHGLGEPYRRGRWTCVDLYVDRELDAHGLAKVLAGSRHVNSLDSHLELGALLAHRAVSQLRPRPHAPKSQGSPLGESLPPPGTDTLHVLLQAARTLSLDSPPAPQEKGDPAATPHPANQSHGAKAGARETTSPPTNVKQPSSGDQGGLRKWFQQQHGCHRQQDRTGHGLGEEPPDVRSARRGGGAEGADQGTDRSQQPAGAGERPVKVTGQAGAALSAPGPAPESSQHRQWVIRLLTSHQHCLRLEGEVAQRSRVLSTGRVGGERGGPVPNPPPPPHHHSPPHLQKKTLRTRARQTAGQGEDHVLTLQPGRPQDAKYF
- the LOC140492548 gene encoding uncharacterized protein isoform X3 translates to MIGKKKSGFQITSVTSEYEGSTGGEGLREPPGGEAEAVVNGGPGVGPSADTELPGKDGRTKPPPATAGQGTAGREVPKETGTMATGTLPGTRSPPPPAPSPCGSRFRVVKLDHGLGEPYRRGRWTCVDLYVDRELDAHGLAKVLAGSRHVNSLDSHLELGALLAHRAVSQLRPRPHAPKSQGSPLGESLPPPGTDTLHVLLQAARTLSLDSPPAPQEKGDPAATPHPANQSHGAKAGARETTSPPTNVKQPSSGDQGGLRKFPEPQSTSVSPVPPAQDGSPSRKLRASEASAASSLRFVSPMQTLAKSMLSVGTQPDSDDDSGCRCSLSPPIPELESIDQIALFLSKGNSLNFFNNADRSCWKSSVGLAVSAWRKQNDRFGSSDPHSLHPHL